A window from Cryptomeria japonica chromosome 1, Sugi_1.0, whole genome shotgun sequence encodes these proteins:
- the LOC131066899 gene encoding uncharacterized protein LOC131066899, whose protein sequence is MSMIRYVDTDRPCLGEIYDGMDCMVEKIKEVINRKENDPTETFFKVVQKIVVDRWNKMTTPLHLLAFALTPKFYSAEMLATPRRVPPYRDAEVASGYRAAFKKIYQDEETRNIVMREFGQFVSAKNHDVVALNARYGMDADEWWYVHGQGSIYLQPLAIKLNSQVASSSSAERNWSTYSFIHSVKRNRLGAKKAEDLVYVHSNLRLLSHKDPEYSEGVTRNWDLAPECADLDATVAQLCQVSIDEAVMEFERDIASGSGIPFDIGSIDAEFEPLDDRGLGLDALDEDEYGI, encoded by the exons atgagcatgatcagGTATGTTGATACTGATCGCCCATGTTTGggcgagatttatgatggcatggattgcatggtggaaaaaataaaagaagtaataaatagaaaagaaaatgacccaacggaaacatttttcaaagttgtgcagaaaattgttgttgaccgttggaacaagatgaccacccccttacatctcttagcatttgctttgacgccaaaattttatagtgcagagatgcttgcaacaccaaggagggtgccaccatatagagatgcagaggttgcttctggctatagggctgcctttaaaaagatatatcaagatgaggagacaagaaatattgtcatgagggagtttggccaatttgtatctgcaaaaaatcatgatgttgtagctcttaatgctagatatgggatggatgctgatgagtggtggtatgtacatggtcaaggctccatttacttgcagcctcttgcaattaaacttaactcccaa gttgcaagttcttcttcagctgagcggaattggagtacatactccttcatccactcagtcaaacgtaatcgtttgggtgcaaagaaagctgaggatttggtctacgtacactccaaccttcgtttgttgtcacataaggaccctgaatatagtgagggtgtaacaaggaattgggatctagcccctgagtgtgctgatttagatgctacagttgcacaactttgccaagtctctatagacgaggcggttatggaatttgagagagacatagctagtgggagtggcattccatttgatattggttcaattgatgctgaatttgaaccacttgatgaccgtgggcttgggttggatgctttagatgaagatgaatatggaatttaa